The proteins below come from a single Bartonella schoenbuchensis R1 genomic window:
- a CDS encoding YebC/PmpR family DNA-binding transcriptional regulator, producing MAGHSQFKNIMHRKGRQDAIRSKMFSKLAREITVAAKQGAPDPAMNPRLRLAIQNAKSQSMPKDNIERAIKKASGGDVENYDEVRYEGYGPGGVAIIVEALTDNRNRTASNVRAAFTKSGGALGETGSVSFMFNRIGEIIYNLEAGTPDTIMEAAIEAGAEDVQTEETGHHILCAFENIGEVSKMLEATLGEAQSIKTVWKATTLAPVDEEKALSILRLLTTLEDDDDVQNVYANFDVSDEILAKLSP from the coding sequence ATGGCAGGCCACTCACAATTTAAAAATATTATGCACCGTAAAGGGCGTCAAGATGCGATACGCTCAAAAATGTTCTCTAAACTTGCGCGTGAAATTACAGTTGCAGCCAAACAAGGTGCTCCTGATCCGGCAATGAATCCGCGTTTAAGACTAGCTATCCAAAACGCTAAATCGCAATCCATGCCAAAGGATAACATTGAACGCGCCATTAAAAAAGCCTCAGGCGGTGATGTCGAAAATTATGATGAAGTGCGCTATGAAGGCTATGGCCCAGGCGGTGTTGCAATTATTGTTGAAGCTTTAACCGATAACCGTAACCGCACCGCTTCTAATGTGCGTGCTGCCTTTACAAAATCTGGCGGGGCTTTAGGGGAAACAGGATCTGTCAGTTTCATGTTCAACCGAATCGGTGAAATTATCTATAATCTTGAAGCCGGCACACCAGACACTATCATGGAAGCAGCCATTGAAGCTGGCGCTGAAGATGTCCAAACAGAAGAAACTGGCCACCACATTTTATGTGCCTTTGAAAATATTGGTGAGGTTTCAAAAATGTTGGAAGCAACACTTGGTGAAGCACAGTCTATTAAAACCGTTTGGAAAGCAACCACCCTTGCACCCGTGGATGAAGAAAAAGCTCTGTCTATCCTACGCCTTCTCACCACATTGGAAGACGATGATGACGTGCAAAATGTTTATGCCAATTTCGATGTTAGTGATGAAATTTTAGCCAAGCTATCTCCATAA
- the rpmE gene encoding 50S ribosomal protein L31, producing the protein MKANIHPDYHMIYVAMTDGTKYETRSTWGKEGDTLSLDIDPTTHPAWTGGSQTLVDRGGRVSKFKNRFGNLGV; encoded by the coding sequence ATGAAAGCGAATATTCATCCCGATTATCATATGATTTATGTTGCTATGACTGATGGAACTAAATATGAGACTCGCTCGACATGGGGAAAAGAGGGAGATACCCTTTCTCTAGATATTGATCCTACAACCCACCCAGCGTGGACCGGTGGTTCTCAGACATTGGTCGATCGTGGTGGTCGTGTTTCTAAGTTCAAAAATCGCTTTGGTAATCTCGGCGTTTAA